A single Bacillus sp. HMF5848 DNA region contains:
- a CDS encoding SDR family oxidoreductase, whose translation MMKMKTVYITGCDRGLGLALVQSFLNEGFAVFAGSYLPEWPELQELKKEVGEQLHILSLDVTDANSVQLAADEITRVTPKLDILINNAAIYTDQDGDIMETLDFTAIRNMYETNTLGPLRVTQSILPLLLQGESKLLVNISSEAGSITDCKRVKEYGYTMSKAALNMQSVLLQNKLKQFGVKVFAIHPGYVKSYMLGKFNTEATVEAQDSARGIVQQLLQPHLIDGPIFINYEGHLLNW comes from the coding sequence ATGATGAAAATGAAAACAGTATATATCACGGGGTGTGACAGAGGTTTAGGGTTGGCTCTAGTCCAATCATTCTTAAATGAAGGTTTTGCGGTGTTTGCCGGAAGTTATTTACCAGAGTGGCCCGAATTACAAGAGCTAAAAAAGGAAGTAGGTGAGCAACTTCATATCTTATCCCTTGATGTGACAGATGCAAATTCTGTGCAGCTGGCTGCTGATGAGATTACACGTGTGACACCTAAACTGGATATATTAATAAATAATGCAGCTATTTATACGGACCAAGATGGAGATATAATGGAAACACTTGATTTTACTGCAATTAGAAATATGTATGAAACAAATACGTTAGGTCCTTTACGAGTGACACAATCTATTTTACCGCTATTGCTTCAAGGTGAAAGTAAACTACTCGTAAATATTTCATCTGAGGCAGGCAGTATTACTGATTGTAAGCGAGTAAAAGAATATGGATACACGATGTCAAAAGCTGCGCTTAATATGCAATCCGTTCTGTTACAAAATAAATTAAAGCAGTTTGGTGTGAAAGTTTTCGCTATCCATCCTGGTTATGTTAAATCGTACATGCTAGGTAAGTTTAACACGGAGGCCACAGTTGAAGCGCAAGACTCGGCAAGAGGAATTGTTCAACAACTCTTACAACCACATTTGATAGACGGGCCAATTTTTATTAACTATGAAGGCCATTTACTAAATTGGTAA
- a CDS encoding aldo/keto reductase codes for MNFTYLGRTGLKVSRLCLGTMNFGVDTDEKEAFYIMDAALDAGINFFDTANIYGWGPNAGKTEEIMGRWFAQGDGRREKVVLATKVYGDMHDELDGPNDVPGLSAYKIRRHLEGSLRRLQTDHIELYQMHHIDRRVRWEEIWPAFERAVQQGQIEYVGSSNFPAWAIAEGQAKAEARHFLGLVCEQHRYNLNGRLPELEVLPAVDRFGLGFIPWSPLDGGLLGGHALDPAKGSRSAKNQAAIERNRSKLEQFAALCKEIGEREDTVALAWLLANPVVTAPIVGVRTREQLQKSLHAVEVTLSEDIMKRLDEIFPGPGGPAPEAYSW; via the coding sequence ATGAATTTTACATACTTAGGACGTACTGGTTTAAAAGTGAGTCGTTTATGTCTTGGCACGATGAATTTTGGGGTTGATACAGACGAAAAAGAAGCATTTTATATTATGGATGCTGCTCTTGACGCAGGTATTAACTTTTTTGATACAGCTAATATTTACGGATGGGGTCCGAATGCTGGTAAAACGGAGGAAATAATGGGTCGCTGGTTTGCACAAGGTGACGGTCGCAGAGAAAAGGTTGTACTTGCCACAAAGGTGTATGGTGATATGCATGATGAGTTAGATGGACCGAATGATGTACCTGGGTTATCAGCTTATAAAATTCGCCGCCATTTAGAGGGTTCATTGCGTCGCTTACAAACAGATCATATAGAATTGTATCAAATGCATCATATTGATCGTAGAGTTAGGTGGGAAGAGATATGGCCAGCATTTGAGCGAGCTGTCCAACAAGGACAAATTGAATATGTTGGATCTAGTAATTTTCCTGCATGGGCGATAGCGGAAGGACAAGCAAAAGCAGAAGCGCGTCATTTCTTAGGATTAGTGTGTGAACAACATCGTTATAACCTAAATGGTAGATTGCCTGAGTTAGAGGTGTTACCTGCTGTCGATAGATTTGGATTAGGATTTATACCATGGAGTCCACTTGACGGGGGATTGTTAGGAGGACATGCGCTAGACCCAGCTAAAGGTTCAAGAAGTGCAAAAAATCAAGCAGCAATAGAAAGAAACCGTAGCAAACTTGAGCAATTTGCTGCGTTATGTAAGGAGATTGGAGAAAGAGAAGATACAGTTGCGCTTGCTTGGTTATTAGCTAACCCTGTTGTAACAGCTCCTATTGTTGGTGTGCGAACGAGAGAACAATTGCAAAAATCTTTACATGCTGTAGAGGTTACTTTATCAGAAGATATCATGAAAAGATTAGATGAGATTTTCCCAGGTCCAGGTGGGCCAGCTCCGGAAGCATATAGCTGGTAG
- a CDS encoding NAD-dependent epimerase/dehydratase family protein, with protein sequence MRILVLGGTRFIGSYVVSQLAQQGHELYVFHRGETNQNIPQSIHHIYGDRYKLGEYRKEFETIKPDVVLDMLPLTEEDALLVSKTFQGIAKRVVAISSADVYQTFGRLTGFESGQIVETPTSEDGPLRTKLYPFRAHFQQGNIMYDYDKILVEKAFISNSDLPATILRLPMVHGPFDRQYRPYQYLKRMIDKRPYILLDEKIANWQTCRGYVENVAHAIVLAITNEKATNRIYNVAENEAYTELQWVHYISEAYGKWSGEIIIVKEGLLQVDINPEQDLTLSSDKIRNELGFHEIVSIEKGLENTIDWELVNPLDNLNAADYDYELEDKIYQSIIK encoded by the coding sequence ATGCGGATTCTTGTATTAGGTGGTACAAGGTTTATAGGTTCTTATGTTGTGTCGCAGCTTGCTCAACAAGGTCATGAGCTATATGTATTTCATCGTGGAGAAACGAATCAAAATATCCCACAGTCGATTCATCATATCTATGGAGATCGTTATAAACTAGGGGAGTATCGCAAAGAATTTGAAACAATCAAGCCAGATGTAGTTCTTGATATGCTTCCATTAACGGAAGAAGATGCTTTGCTTGTCAGTAAAACGTTTCAAGGCATCGCGAAAAGGGTGGTGGCCATCAGCAGTGCGGATGTATACCAAACATTTGGTAGATTAACAGGATTTGAGTCAGGTCAAATAGTAGAAACACCCACATCCGAAGACGGTCCTCTTCGGACGAAACTATACCCATTTCGAGCCCATTTTCAACAAGGTAATATTATGTACGATTATGATAAAATTCTTGTTGAGAAAGCATTTATAAGTAATTCAGATCTACCGGCAACCATATTGCGTCTCCCGATGGTACATGGTCCTTTTGATAGGCAATATCGTCCTTATCAATATTTGAAGCGTATGATAGATAAGCGACCGTATATTTTACTAGATGAAAAGATAGCTAACTGGCAAACGTGTCGAGGGTATGTCGAAAATGTAGCGCATGCTATTGTTCTTGCAATTACGAATGAGAAGGCTACCAATCGCATATATAACGTTGCTGAGAACGAGGCATATACAGAGCTGCAGTGGGTCCACTATATTAGTGAAGCCTACGGAAAATGGTCAGGTGAGATTATTATTGTGAAAGAGGGCTTATTGCAGGTGGATATAAACCCGGAGCAGGATTTGACATTATCATCAGATAAGATTCGTAATGAATTAGGATTTCATGAGATAGTATCTATTGAAAAAGGATTAGAGAACACAATTGACTGGGAATTGGTCAACCCATTAGATAACTTGAACGCAGCGGACTATGATTATGAGTTAGAGGATAAGATCTATCAATCAATTATAAAGTAA
- a CDS encoding YwbE family protein has product MEGTKRDSVKIGMTVRVVQKQDQRTGKLTEGVVSRILTKSPTHPHGIKVMLQSGVVGRVKEIKEA; this is encoded by the coding sequence ATGGAAGGAACAAAACGCGATTCCGTTAAAATTGGGATGACAGTAAGAGTTGTGCAAAAGCAGGATCAAAGAACAGGTAAGCTAACTGAAGGTGTTGTGAGCAGAATTCTCACTAAATCGCCTACACATCCACACGGTATTAAAGTTATGCTTCAATCAGGTGTGGTAGGGCGCGTGAAAGAAATAAAAGAGGCCTAA
- a CDS encoding GH116 family glycosyl hydrolase, whose protein sequence is MSWKSAYERFQKAVNFGFAFQFDGNSKYYSQVHRYHDSYYVKNLDYHSPYTAKPGSHDDGPLNGPFLGGIGTSNYSRDFTGMFSRWQLQQGIHHHEAIESAFFMLRWKIADKIFYKRIRVGDDNFQEGDMQYASLFPFVYEYYNSSDLPFELLMEYYSPVIPHNYQDSSLPITCFNFYFKSKINENIEVSVGLSWPNLLGWRLPFIASDVRQNMQWPTQQYAGNSGKISFHSTNECHVVQYKSTPVKQKSDMLGNVVLSLKGDGHWIMSYKPCFRANQIATGKADSEQQYTIAHMEEQFKTAGKLDNDDTHWEAHWHEPVASAVAAKAILHPHQESQLLFNITMDLPITSFGAGRDWYKAYTEKYGTKYENSLQLAQQGLACNTHWLAEISSWHERELQASGQISAKVKGAQINELHFIVAGGSVWVTKPVEEHEEETPKLQQSWHYGILEGFDTGYYYYNTLDLWVYAFPALSKHWPKLSENVFTDFLHTATLVDDRKHMVYRTATIENNLVYGKLPHDMGSAAEDPWVQLNGYVHRDDPNLWKDHNPSFILAYYLHRKITGKKMNQDEYDILVEIAKFTASQDKEDIGVPRHDEFGDSTWDNLDMNGLSTYASSLCIGAWAVMAKLSDVHNPKRSSYYRDKLAKAQKTIETLWNGTYYKTNDLGKYSEATMTDSLFGVYMAKKAGLGDLLPLEKVQSHLRSIYENNLMAYAEGKYGPLLVAEPGRQRYDQDGGEELQVNEVIVGSAWMFAAMLYEYNLNQEADYLANNLSDMIYKGTGLQYRTPAAWDNAGKYRAPLNMRPLAIWMI, encoded by the coding sequence ATGTCTTGGAAAAGTGCTTACGAACGTTTTCAAAAAGCAGTTAATTTTGGCTTTGCTTTTCAATTCGACGGAAACAGCAAATACTACTCACAAGTACACCGTTACCATGATTCATATTATGTAAAAAACCTAGACTATCATTCTCCTTATACAGCCAAACCTGGGAGCCACGACGATGGTCCTCTCAACGGTCCATTTTTAGGAGGGATCGGGACAAGCAATTATTCTAGAGATTTTACAGGTATGTTTAGTCGCTGGCAATTACAGCAAGGAATTCACCATCACGAAGCAATCGAATCAGCCTTCTTTATGCTTAGATGGAAAATAGCTGATAAGATATTTTATAAGAGAATCCGTGTCGGAGATGATAATTTTCAGGAAGGTGACATGCAGTACGCTTCTTTGTTCCCTTTTGTCTATGAATATTATAATAGTAGTGATTTGCCATTTGAGTTATTAATGGAGTACTACTCCCCTGTCATTCCCCACAACTATCAGGACAGTTCTTTACCGATTACATGCTTTAACTTCTACTTTAAATCTAAAATAAACGAAAACATTGAGGTGAGTGTTGGTCTGTCCTGGCCAAATTTGCTCGGATGGAGGCTCCCCTTTATAGCTAGCGATGTAAGGCAGAATATGCAATGGCCAACGCAACAGTACGCTGGGAATTCAGGGAAAATCAGTTTCCACAGCACCAATGAATGTCATGTCGTTCAATATAAAAGCACCCCTGTTAAACAAAAAAGCGATATGCTAGGCAATGTCGTCCTCTCGCTTAAAGGAGATGGCCATTGGATCATGAGCTATAAGCCGTGTTTTAGAGCTAATCAAATTGCCACAGGGAAAGCGGATAGCGAACAGCAATATACGATTGCCCACATGGAAGAGCAGTTTAAAACGGCAGGTAAATTGGATAATGATGATACCCATTGGGAAGCCCACTGGCATGAACCTGTAGCTAGCGCCGTAGCAGCAAAAGCTATTCTTCATCCCCACCAGGAAAGTCAGCTTTTATTTAATATTACGATGGATTTGCCCATCACATCCTTTGGTGCCGGACGCGATTGGTACAAAGCATACACTGAAAAGTATGGGACAAAATATGAGAATTCACTTCAGTTGGCACAGCAAGGACTTGCATGTAACACCCACTGGTTAGCGGAAATTAGTTCATGGCACGAGAGGGAATTACAAGCTTCAGGTCAGATTTCTGCTAAAGTAAAAGGAGCTCAAATAAATGAGTTACATTTTATTGTCGCCGGGGGAAGTGTCTGGGTTACAAAACCTGTCGAAGAACATGAAGAAGAAACGCCTAAGTTACAACAGAGTTGGCATTACGGCATTCTAGAGGGCTTTGACACAGGATATTACTACTATAACACGTTAGATTTATGGGTATATGCCTTCCCTGCTTTAAGCAAGCACTGGCCTAAATTATCAGAAAATGTTTTTACGGATTTTCTCCACACTGCTACTCTTGTGGACGATAGAAAACACATGGTGTATAGAACCGCCACCATTGAGAATAATCTTGTTTATGGAAAGCTTCCCCACGACATGGGAAGCGCAGCAGAAGATCCCTGGGTTCAATTAAATGGCTATGTTCACAGGGATGACCCTAACCTGTGGAAGGATCACAATCCTTCTTTTATATTGGCATATTACCTACACAGGAAAATAACTGGCAAGAAAATGAATCAGGATGAGTACGACATACTAGTGGAAATTGCCAAGTTTACTGCATCCCAGGATAAAGAAGATATTGGTGTCCCTAGACACGACGAGTTTGGAGACAGCACTTGGGACAACCTCGATATGAATGGCTTGTCTACTTATGCTAGCAGCTTGTGTATCGGTGCTTGGGCTGTAATGGCTAAGCTATCAGATGTACACAACCCCAAAAGAAGTAGCTACTACAGAGATAAGCTAGCAAAGGCCCAAAAGACAATAGAAACGCTTTGGAACGGGACATATTATAAGACGAACGATTTAGGTAAATACAGTGAGGCCACAATGACTGACTCTTTGTTTGGGGTTTATATGGCTAAAAAGGCAGGCTTAGGTGACTTACTTCCTTTAGAAAAGGTGCAGTCCCACTTAAGGAGCATTTATGAAAATAACCTGATGGCCTATGCTGAAGGGAAATACGGGCCACTCCTAGTTGCTGAACCAGGTCGCCAACGTTATGATCAAGACGGTGGCGAGGAACTACAAGTCAACGAAGTAATTGTAGGCTCCGCTTGGATGTTTGCTGCCATGCTGTATGAATACAACTTAAATCAAGAAGCAGATTACCTAGCGAATAATTTGAGCGATATGATTTACAAAGGGACAGGCTTACAATACCGTACCCCTGCCGCATGGGATAACGCTGGTAAATACAGAGCTCCCCTAAACATGAGACCACTAGCTATTTGGATGATTTAA
- a CDS encoding ThuA domain-containing protein, whose product MKKIVAVLGDYWHQEDMIIESLEAAIKNQQAQVSYIRYHDLNKALNDRPDAVILYKENRLNPLDEIVETWMTPTLMEQIVSYVEQGGGWLAWHTGMASYPSDSSYINMLKGSFTYHPDMQEITYTYSDGSVAFSFIDEHYFVDCQTEETDVFLLSQSIDGHSIAGWQHPFGKGKVCCITPAHTKEGLNDTRFTTLLREKIAFCLGQ is encoded by the coding sequence GTGAAGAAAATAGTCGCTGTGCTAGGAGATTATTGGCATCAAGAAGATATGATTATAGAGAGTTTAGAAGCAGCCATAAAAAATCAACAAGCACAAGTTTCGTATATTAGGTATCATGATTTAAACAAGGCATTAAATGACCGTCCAGATGCCGTTATTTTATATAAAGAAAATCGTTTAAACCCTCTTGATGAGATAGTGGAAACATGGATGACTCCTACTCTCATGGAACAAATTGTTTCGTATGTGGAACAAGGCGGAGGATGGTTGGCTTGGCACACAGGAATGGCAAGCTATCCATCTGATAGTAGTTACATTAATATGTTAAAAGGATCCTTCACGTATCATCCAGATATGCAGGAAATTACGTATACATATAGTGATGGTTCTGTTGCTTTTTCTTTTATAGATGAACATTACTTTGTTGATTGTCAAACAGAAGAAACTGATGTGTTCCTATTATCGCAATCTATTGACGGACACTCCATAGCTGGCTGGCAACACCCTTTTGGCAAAGGAAAAGTATGCTGTATTACACCTGCACATACAAAAGAAGGTTTAAATGACACACGTTTTACTACTTTACTCCGTGAAAAAATTGCATTTTGCTTAGGACAATAA
- a CDS encoding FixH family protein, giving the protein MYKYIYAGLMALLLLTGCGESESSPSQEHANSNTETDVPILIAVDLQLPEEITVHEEFSLAATVTQGEEKVEDAYEVKFELRAPNEEVGEMLTGKHAGEGIYTVSATLDEPGEYVVVSHVTARRMHVMPSEKIIVTDPHGSTEKKSNDDANKEMGNDAHDDHEHHHTHFSSEVEVKLVVEPQTSDTSTTLTAHVSHRDGLLEDGYVTFEVWKAGQDKHNYVGANSVERGMFSAAYTFQTKGTYHIIVHVKTDELHEHIEHTLVIQ; this is encoded by the coding sequence ATGTACAAGTATATATATGCCGGCCTTATGGCTCTACTACTATTAACGGGGTGTGGAGAAAGCGAAAGCAGTCCTTCTCAGGAGCATGCAAATTCAAACACAGAAACAGATGTCCCCATTTTAATCGCAGTAGACTTACAACTCCCTGAGGAAATAACTGTCCATGAGGAATTCTCTTTAGCAGCAACGGTTACACAAGGAGAAGAAAAAGTTGAAGATGCATATGAAGTTAAGTTTGAATTGCGTGCCCCGAACGAAGAAGTTGGAGAGATGCTAACGGGCAAGCATGCAGGTGAGGGCATCTATACCGTCTCTGCAACTCTTGATGAACCTGGAGAATATGTAGTGGTATCTCATGTAACGGCCCGCCGAATGCACGTTATGCCAAGTGAAAAAATCATTGTCACAGATCCCCACGGCAGCACAGAAAAGAAAAGTAATGATGATGCAAATAAAGAAATGGGTAACGACGCACATGATGATCATGAGCATCACCATACACATTTTTCTTCCGAAGTCGAAGTGAAACTAGTTGTAGAACCCCAAACATCCGATACATCTACTACATTGACTGCACATGTCTCGCATCGAGATGGATTATTAGAAGACGGTTACGTTACTTTTGAAGTTTGGAAGGCCGGACAAGATAAGCATAACTATGTTGGAGCTAATTCTGTGGAACGAGGTATGTTCTCGGCTGCCTATACATTTCAGACGAAAGGTACGTACCACATTATTGTGCATGTGAAAACTGACGAACTACATGAGCACATAGAACACACGTTAGTCATACAATAA